Proteins co-encoded in one Luteolibacter sp. Y139 genomic window:
- a CDS encoding DUF1501 domain-containing protein has product MIPYSRRSILKSAGAGFAHLALAGLLGQQRLAANPLLPKLPHFTPRAKKIIFIFMEGAMSGIDTFDYKPEVQNNDGKTGPGGGRVTASKFKFKQYGETGSWFSELLPNIAGHADKFCWLRGLHTDTPAHPQAVVQLHTGSANAALTRPSMGAWLLYGLGTDNQDLPGYITINPSPNFGGAVNYGSAFLPAHFQGTRITDSGFLANLKAAEQGRLQRQQLDLVQSMNRDYAATKGAPDPVDGIIASYELGFRMQDKVPELLDISKEPEHVQKAYGIQDGPGGAFARQCLMARRLSEAGVRFVEICQPGWDHHNNLHKGLIERCGNVDQPTSALLADLEQRGLLEDTLVLFGSEFGRLPMAQGQDGRDHNITGYSMFLAGAGVKAGYTHGSTDEFGVKATEGRMHTNDLHATLLALMGLDHEQLTYPYGGRDFRLTDVAGKVATEIFA; this is encoded by the coding sequence ATGATTCCCTACTCACGCCGCTCCATCCTCAAGTCCGCCGGCGCGGGCTTCGCCCACCTTGCGCTCGCCGGTTTGTTAGGCCAGCAGCGCCTTGCCGCCAATCCCCTGCTGCCGAAGCTCCCGCACTTCACCCCACGGGCGAAGAAGATCATCTTCATCTTCATGGAGGGAGCGATGTCCGGCATCGATACTTTCGACTACAAGCCCGAGGTCCAGAACAACGACGGCAAGACCGGCCCCGGCGGCGGCCGGGTCACCGCCTCCAAGTTCAAGTTCAAGCAGTACGGCGAAACCGGCTCGTGGTTCTCCGAGCTGCTGCCGAATATAGCCGGCCACGCGGATAAGTTCTGCTGGCTCCGCGGCCTGCACACCGACACGCCTGCTCATCCGCAGGCCGTGGTGCAGCTCCACACCGGCAGCGCGAATGCCGCACTCACCCGCCCGAGCATGGGCGCGTGGCTGCTCTACGGCCTAGGCACGGACAATCAGGATCTGCCCGGCTACATCACCATCAATCCCTCGCCGAACTTTGGCGGCGCGGTGAACTACGGCAGCGCCTTTCTTCCCGCGCACTTCCAAGGCACGCGTATCACAGACAGCGGCTTCCTCGCCAACCTCAAGGCTGCCGAGCAAGGCCGGCTCCAGCGCCAGCAACTCGACCTGGTGCAATCCATGAACCGGGACTATGCGGCAACCAAGGGTGCACCCGATCCTGTCGACGGCATCATCGCCTCCTACGAACTCGGCTTCCGCATGCAAGACAAGGTGCCGGAGCTGCTCGACATCTCGAAGGAGCCCGAGCACGTGCAGAAAGCCTATGGTATCCAGGACGGCCCTGGTGGAGCCTTCGCGCGGCAATGCCTCATGGCCCGGCGCCTCAGCGAGGCCGGCGTGCGCTTCGTCGAAATTTGCCAGCCCGGATGGGATCACCACAACAACCTGCACAAGGGACTCATCGAGCGCTGCGGCAACGTCGATCAGCCGACCTCGGCACTCCTCGCCGATCTGGAGCAACGCGGCCTGTTGGAAGACACGCTCGTTTTGTTCGGATCGGAGTTCGGCCGCTTGCCGATGGCGCAGGGCCAGGATGGCCGTGATCACAATATCACCGGCTACTCGATGTTCCTCGCAGGCGCTGGCGTGAAGGCAGGATACACCCACGGCTCCACCGACGAGTTCGGAGTCAAGGCCACCGAAGGCCGCATGCACACGAATGACCTGCATGCCACCCTGCTCGCGCTGATGGGCCTCGACCACGAACAGCTCACCTACCCCTACGGCGGCCGCGACTTCCGCCTCACCGACGTGGCTGGCAAAGTGGCCACCGAGATTTTCGCCTGA
- a CDS encoding sulfatase-like hydrolase/transferase, whose amino-acid sequence MKSNYMLLGLLAALALPAHAERKPNILLIVADDLGWGELTSQGFTKDIPTPNIDSISANGIRFTNGYVSGPYCSPTRAGLLTGRYQQRFGHEFNPGPPTEANQAVGLSLQETTIGNRLKSAGYATGWFGKSHLGSAPEFHPQKRGFDEFYGFLGGAHSYVNTGQGPNGIFHGTEQVKDPGYLTEAFAREAASFIEKKKDEQWFVYLPFNAVHAPLETLEKYESRFTSISDPKRRKFAALLSALDDSVGTVLNKVRDLKLEEDTLVYFISDNGGPTPSTTSGNGSLKGYKAQTSEGGIRVPFAIQWKGKIPAGRVDDRPVIQLDLLPTTLAAAGVEVDPGWKLDGVNLLPYIKDGKTEAPHETLFWRFGQQIAVRKGDWKLVKSVADENARGGAGAASTEGAKLYNLANDIGEKNDLAANHPEKVKELSDAWNAWNSTLVDPKWTPGAGPRRNANRGEQVTSNASHTGPWKSGDVLAGQDSPQIEGKGFTVAAEIDGDAKDGVIVAQGGNARGYALHLAEGKLVFSTRNGGELSSVVATEALATGSHKVQAAVDAAGQVKLSVDGKQVGEGKLASLIERRPGEGLTVGNDGGAPVGEYAAPHTFSGKVANVTVTTL is encoded by the coding sequence ATGAAATCGAACTACATGCTGCTCGGCCTGCTGGCCGCCCTCGCCCTTCCCGCTCACGCGGAGCGGAAGCCGAATATCCTCCTCATCGTGGCCGATGACCTCGGCTGGGGCGAGCTCACCTCGCAGGGTTTCACCAAGGACATCCCCACGCCGAACATCGACAGCATCTCGGCGAATGGCATCCGCTTCACCAATGGCTACGTCAGCGGCCCCTATTGCAGCCCGACCCGTGCCGGCCTTCTTACCGGCCGCTACCAGCAGCGCTTCGGCCACGAGTTCAATCCGGGGCCGCCGACTGAGGCGAATCAGGCCGTGGGGCTTTCACTGCAGGAAACGACGATCGGCAATCGCCTCAAGTCCGCTGGCTACGCCACCGGTTGGTTCGGGAAGTCGCACCTCGGCAGTGCGCCCGAGTTCCATCCGCAGAAGCGTGGCTTTGATGAGTTCTACGGATTCCTCGGCGGAGCTCACAGCTACGTGAATACCGGGCAAGGACCAAACGGCATCTTCCACGGCACCGAGCAGGTGAAGGATCCCGGCTATCTCACCGAGGCCTTTGCACGCGAAGCCGCGTCCTTCATCGAGAAGAAGAAGGATGAGCAGTGGTTCGTTTACCTGCCGTTCAATGCGGTTCACGCGCCCCTGGAGACGCTCGAGAAGTACGAGAGTCGCTTTACTTCGATCTCCGATCCGAAGCGCCGCAAGTTCGCCGCGCTTCTGTCGGCGCTCGATGACTCCGTCGGCACCGTGCTAAACAAGGTCCGCGATCTGAAGCTGGAAGAAGACACGCTCGTCTATTTCATCAGCGACAACGGCGGCCCCACCCCTTCGACGACCTCCGGCAACGGATCGCTGAAAGGCTACAAGGCTCAGACCTCCGAGGGCGGCATCCGCGTGCCCTTCGCCATCCAGTGGAAAGGCAAGATCCCTGCCGGCAGAGTGGACGATCGTCCCGTTATCCAGCTCGATCTTCTCCCGACCACCCTCGCTGCCGCCGGCGTGGAAGTCGATCCCGGGTGGAAGCTCGATGGCGTAAACCTGCTGCCCTACATTAAGGACGGCAAGACCGAGGCACCGCATGAAACCCTCTTCTGGCGCTTCGGCCAGCAGATCGCCGTCCGCAAGGGCGACTGGAAGCTGGTGAAGTCCGTTGCCGATGAGAATGCACGGGGTGGAGCGGGAGCCGCCAGCACCGAAGGCGCGAAGCTCTATAATCTCGCCAACGACATCGGTGAGAAGAACGACCTCGCCGCCAATCATCCCGAAAAGGTGAAGGAACTCTCCGATGCCTGGAACGCATGGAATTCCACATTGGTCGATCCGAAGTGGACGCCCGGTGCCGGCCCTCGTCGCAATGCCAACCGTGGTGAGCAGGTCACCAGCAATGCCTCGCACACTGGGCCATGGAAATCCGGCGACGTATTGGCCGGCCAAGACTCGCCCCAGATCGAAGGCAAGGGCTTCACCGTCGCCGCAGAGATCGATGGTGACGCCAAGGACGGTGTGATCGTCGCCCAAGGAGGGAACGCTCGCGGCTACGCCCTGCACCTCGCTGAAGGCAAGTTGGTCTTCTCGACGCGCAACGGCGGCGAACTGTCCTCGGTTGTTGCCACCGAAGCTTTGGCCACTGGCAGTCACAAGGTGCAAGCCGCGGTCGATGCGGCCGGCCAAGTGAAGCTCAGTGTGGACGGCAAGCAAGTCGGAGAAGGCAAGCTCGCCAGCTTGATTGAGCGCCGTCCCGGCGAAGGCCTCACCGTAGGCAACGACGGCGGTGCTCCGGTCGGCGAATATGCCGCTCCGCACACCTTCAGTGGCAAGGTCGCCAATGTCACGGTGACCACTCTCTAA
- a CDS encoding PSD1 and planctomycete cytochrome C domain-containing protein: MPRRLLVWLPLLATSHLSAESTPDPAKLEFFEKRVRPILSENCYGCHSADTKAAGDLRVDDLNGLLAGGNNGPAVVPGDPEKSLLIQRIVHTEKRLLMPKESDPLSETQIADLKTWISDGAAWPVEALPSDSGKTAAKYDNLRKTHWAWQPLSRPATPAVSDPSWPKGEIDHFILAKLEAEKLPPVSDADPATLLRRLTFDLTGLPPSPEAIEAFVRDPSPQAYEKEVDRLLASSSFGERWGRHWLDVARYGESTGPSRNIPYPHAWKYRDYVLDAVNRDVPFDRFLQEQIAGDLLPASTAEEKDRLLTATGFLALGVKDVNQRFKVRFQMDNVDEKIDTVTRSVLGLTVSCARCHDHKFDPVPTTDYYSLAGIFTSTEDGAGVRNKMGGNGLDYYDSRNLIRLSTEVPPPPAEEVAALEAKVAEAKKAWDGIRGTPEGLKPGKNGQPTQRPFRLRYERAQTELLALTDPAARGYAVHGVRDAEKVADTNVRIRGEAERLGPTVPRGFLTAFEVPGAPPVNTGQSGRLELAKWLTSPGNPLTPRVIVNRAWYHLFGQGLVTTVDNFGTTGDRPSHPELLDYLASRFVSEGWSTKKLVRTLVLSRAYQLGSDAPEGHRLKDPSNRLIWRHTPRRMATEEIRDAILASNGRLLDHPKEDPAVNKLRMVEIRDNGPEAKGVYDQADRELGRSVYLPALRGMIPKSLDAFDPVSQTLVTGQRDATTVPGQALFFLNSSFVRSQALSFAELLAANSQTVRDRVRVLHLKILGRPASESEVARAVDFIEHFEKGWSSSSPETESPEAELAENTGGTTSDNGAANPDDIPRNDLTAVTTAIEAKDAGTASWMNYIQALYASAEFRFIR; encoded by the coding sequence ATGCCCCGTCGACTTCTTGTTTGGTTGCCGCTGCTGGCCACCTCCCATCTTTCCGCAGAAAGCACGCCCGATCCCGCGAAGCTCGAGTTCTTCGAGAAACGTGTGCGTCCGATCCTGTCGGAGAATTGCTACGGTTGCCACTCCGCCGACACCAAGGCCGCAGGCGACCTGCGTGTGGACGACCTCAATGGCTTGCTTGCCGGCGGCAACAACGGACCCGCGGTCGTGCCCGGCGACCCGGAGAAAAGCCTGCTTATCCAGCGTATTGTCCACACGGAGAAACGTCTGCTGATGCCGAAGGAAAGCGATCCGCTCAGTGAGACCCAGATTGCCGATCTTAAAACCTGGATCTCCGATGGCGCGGCATGGCCGGTGGAAGCACTCCCGAGCGACTCCGGCAAGACCGCCGCGAAGTACGATAATCTCCGTAAAACGCACTGGGCGTGGCAACCGCTGTCGCGACCGGCCACGCCGGCAGTCAGCGATCCCTCGTGGCCGAAAGGAGAGATCGACCATTTCATCCTGGCCAAGCTTGAAGCGGAGAAGCTGCCACCGGTCAGCGATGCCGATCCCGCGACATTACTGCGGCGGCTGACCTTCGACCTCACGGGCTTGCCTCCATCGCCCGAAGCCATTGAAGCCTTCGTTCGCGATCCTTCACCGCAAGCGTACGAGAAGGAGGTTGATCGCTTGCTCGCCTCGTCTTCCTTCGGCGAGCGCTGGGGCCGCCATTGGCTGGATGTCGCCCGCTACGGCGAATCCACCGGACCATCGAGAAACATCCCCTACCCTCACGCGTGGAAGTATCGTGACTACGTCCTCGATGCTGTGAATCGCGATGTGCCTTTCGATCGCTTCCTGCAGGAGCAGATCGCCGGTGACCTCCTGCCCGCAAGCACCGCCGAGGAGAAGGATCGCCTGCTAACAGCCACCGGCTTTCTCGCACTGGGAGTCAAGGACGTGAACCAACGCTTCAAGGTCCGCTTCCAGATGGACAATGTGGACGAGAAAATCGACACCGTCACCCGCTCGGTGCTGGGCCTCACGGTGAGTTGCGCTCGTTGCCACGATCACAAGTTCGATCCCGTCCCGACCACCGACTACTACTCGCTCGCTGGCATCTTCACCTCGACCGAAGACGGCGCGGGCGTGCGCAACAAGATGGGCGGCAATGGCCTGGACTACTATGATTCCAGGAATCTGATCCGGCTTTCCACCGAAGTGCCACCACCACCTGCCGAAGAGGTGGCTGCCTTGGAAGCGAAGGTAGCCGAGGCAAAGAAGGCATGGGATGGGATTCGCGGAACTCCAGAGGGCCTGAAGCCAGGCAAGAACGGCCAGCCTACCCAGCGCCCCTTCCGACTTCGCTACGAACGCGCCCAAACAGAACTCCTCGCGCTCACCGACCCGGCTGCTCGCGGCTACGCGGTTCACGGCGTGCGCGATGCGGAGAAAGTCGCCGACACCAATGTCCGCATCCGCGGCGAAGCGGAACGCCTGGGACCGACGGTGCCGCGCGGCTTCCTCACGGCCTTCGAGGTGCCCGGAGCACCGCCGGTAAATACGGGACAAAGCGGACGCCTCGAACTCGCGAAGTGGCTGACCAGTCCCGGCAATCCGCTCACACCGCGGGTCATCGTGAACCGCGCGTGGTATCACCTCTTCGGCCAGGGCCTTGTCACGACGGTGGATAACTTCGGCACCACCGGTGATCGCCCGTCACATCCGGAATTGCTCGACTACCTCGCCTCACGCTTCGTCTCGGAAGGATGGTCCACGAAGAAACTGGTTCGCACGCTCGTCTTGAGCCGCGCCTATCAGCTCGGTTCGGATGCCCCGGAAGGTCATCGCCTGAAGGATCCCTCGAACCGCCTCATCTGGCGTCACACGCCGCGACGCATGGCGACTGAGGAAATCCGCGATGCGATCCTCGCCTCCAACGGCCGCCTCCTCGATCATCCGAAGGAAGACCCCGCGGTGAACAAGCTCCGCATGGTCGAGATCCGCGACAATGGCCCGGAAGCGAAAGGCGTCTATGACCAGGCGGACCGCGAGTTGGGCCGCAGCGTCTACCTGCCAGCGCTCCGCGGCATGATCCCGAAGTCGCTCGATGCATTCGATCCTGTGTCGCAAACGCTGGTCACGGGACAGCGCGATGCGACCACGGTGCCGGGTCAAGCCCTGTTCTTCCTGAACTCGTCCTTCGTCCGGAGCCAAGCCTTGAGCTTCGCCGAATTGCTGGCCGCGAATTCTCAAACCGTGCGGGACAGGGTTCGCGTGCTTCACCTCAAAATCCTCGGCCGGCCGGCCTCCGAATCGGAAGTGGCGCGAGCCGTGGATTTCATCGAGCACTTCGAGAAAGGATGGTCGAGTTCATCACCCGAGACGGAGTCGCCGGAGGCTGAGCTCGCCGAGAATACCGGGGGCACCACTTCGGACAATGGCGCCGCCAATCCCGATGACATCCCTCGCAACGACCTCACGGCTGTCACCACCGCCATTGAAGCGAAGGACGCCGGAACCGCCTCGTGGATGAACTACATCCAAGCCCTCTACGCCTCCGCCGAGTTCCGTTTCATCCGCTGA
- a CDS encoding FAD/NAD(P)-binding protein, whose translation MAVIGGGFSGTFTAIHLALRLPDRPVILFEESGDAGPGLAYRRDDPHALLNIPARRMSGYQDEPDHFLKFARRVLGDHVSPEDFLPRRIYGDYIKHCLEETQKHCPNLRVDHRAVIDVQTNPGSSVAVLTLKDQTALMCSRVVLATGNQGSAFDGSIWAQHTLPARKTSSFDKVKAGETVLVIGTGLTMIDAVLELERRGTPAAIHAISRNGLLPRPHENASPVLPPELDDLPDSDLRRSLRLFRRALASHIAEGGDWRDVFAALRPATPSLWQEMSSKDRRKFLRFVSPFWEVHRHQCAPATFHAFQTLIDEGKLDLKRGTIVSVENKDGRLRLGLAPRNRAAVTRWLDADHIIDATGPARDITTIKQPLITNLLRRGFLVPDEFRLGAEIHPNYRAIGRNGFPLEWLYVTGPMLRARYYEATAVPELRLHTAALAARLVNELEASSPVAVAV comes from the coding sequence GTGGCCGTCATCGGAGGCGGCTTCAGCGGCACCTTCACTGCCATTCATCTCGCGCTGCGTCTGCCGGATCGTCCCGTGATCCTGTTTGAGGAGAGCGGTGACGCGGGACCGGGACTTGCCTATCGTCGCGATGATCCGCATGCGCTGCTCAATATCCCCGCGCGACGGATGAGCGGGTATCAGGATGAGCCGGATCACTTTCTCAAATTCGCCCGCCGAGTGCTCGGTGACCATGTTTCGCCGGAGGATTTCCTGCCGCGCCGCATTTACGGCGACTACATCAAGCACTGTCTGGAAGAGACTCAGAAGCACTGTCCCAACCTGCGCGTCGATCATCGCGCGGTCATCGATGTGCAGACGAACCCGGGCAGCAGCGTGGCGGTGCTGACCTTGAAGGATCAGACGGCGCTGATGTGTTCGCGGGTGGTGCTTGCCACCGGCAATCAAGGCTCGGCCTTCGATGGTTCGATCTGGGCGCAGCATACCTTGCCAGCCCGCAAGACCTCGAGCTTCGACAAGGTGAAGGCGGGCGAAACGGTGCTCGTGATCGGCACCGGGCTCACGATGATTGATGCGGTGCTCGAGCTTGAGCGTCGCGGCACGCCGGCAGCGATTCATGCGATCTCCCGCAATGGCCTGCTGCCGCGTCCTCATGAAAATGCGTCGCCGGTGCTGCCGCCGGAACTCGATGATCTTCCGGACTCGGACCTGCGGCGGAGCCTGCGGCTGTTCCGCCGGGCGCTTGCTTCCCATATCGCGGAAGGTGGCGATTGGCGCGACGTGTTTGCGGCACTGCGGCCGGCGACGCCGTCGTTGTGGCAAGAGATGTCCTCAAAGGATCGCCGCAAATTCCTGCGCTTCGTCAGCCCCTTCTGGGAGGTGCATCGCCACCAGTGCGCACCGGCCACTTTCCATGCCTTTCAGACCCTCATCGATGAGGGCAAGCTGGACCTGAAACGTGGCACCATCGTTTCGGTGGAGAACAAGGATGGGCGCCTGCGTTTGGGCCTTGCGCCTCGGAATCGTGCCGCGGTCACGCGCTGGCTGGACGCGGATCACATCATCGATGCCACTGGACCGGCACGCGACATCACCACGATCAAGCAGCCACTGATCACCAATCTCCTGCGCCGCGGCTTCCTGGTGCCGGATGAATTCCGCCTCGGTGCGGAAATTCATCCCAACTACCGCGCGATTGGCCGCAATGGCTTTCCGCTGGAATGGCTGTATGTCACCGGCCCGATGCTGCGCGCCCGCTACTACGAAGCGACCGCGGTGCCAGAGCTCCGCCTGCATACCGCAGCATTGGCAGCGCGGCTGGTGAACGAGCTGGAAGCCAGCTCGCCTGTCGCGGTTGCCGTCTGA